A genomic window from uncultured Fibrobacter sp. includes:
- the rpsJ gene encoding 30S ribosomal protein S10: MAGERIRIRLKSFDHRMIDRSAQDIVNTAKNTGARIAGPIPLPTKIQKYTVIRSPHIDKTSREQFESRTHKRLIDILDATPQTVDSLMKLDLPAGIEVEIKV, translated from the coding sequence ATGGCTGGTGAACGCATTCGTATTCGCTTGAAGAGCTTCGATCATCGTATGATCGACCGCTCCGCTCAAGACATCGTGAATACAGCTAAGAACACTGGTGCCCGCATTGCTGGCCCCATCCCTCTCCCGACGAAGATCCAGAAGTATACGGTGATTCGCTCTCCGCATATCGACAAGACTTCTCGTGAACAGTTCGAATCCCGTACGCACAAGCGTCTGATCGACATCCTTGATGCTACGCCGCAGACTGTAGATTCCCTCATGAAACTTGACTTGCCCGCAGGCATTGAAGTCGAAATTAAGGTTTAA
- the tuf gene encoding elongation factor Tu, which translates to MAKEHFDRSKPHCNIGTIGHVDHGKTTLTAAICTTLAARGLAAAKRFDEIDNAPEEKARGITINTSHVEYTTANRHYAHVDCPGHADYVKNMVTGAAQMDGAILVVAATDGPMPQTREHILLAHQVGVPKIVVFMNKVDMVDDEELLDLVEMEVRDLLSKYEFDGDNTPIIRGSALKALEGDPAYQDKIMELMDACDTYIPLPARETEKPFLMPIEDVFTITGRGTVATGRIERGVVHLNDKVERVGLGETAEYVVTGVEMFRKLLDDAQAGDNVGLLLRGAEKKDISRGQVLAAPKSVTPHAEFKAEIYVLTKDEGGRHTPFMNGYRPQFYFRTTDVTGTIQLPEGVEMVTPGDTVTIHVNLIAPVAMEKQLRFAIREGGRTVGAGSVTEIIK; encoded by the coding sequence ATGGCAAAAGAACATTTTGACAGAAGCAAGCCGCACTGCAACATCGGCACCATCGGCCACGTTGACCACGGCAAGACCACTCTGACCGCCGCAATCTGCACGACCCTCGCTGCACGCGGCCTCGCCGCCGCCAAGCGTTTCGACGAAATCGACAACGCTCCCGAAGAAAAGGCCCGTGGTATCACGATCAACACTTCTCACGTCGAATACACCACTGCAAACCGTCACTACGCTCACGTCGACTGCCCGGGGCACGCCGACTACGTTAAGAACATGGTGACCGGTGCTGCCCAGATGGACGGCGCTATCCTCGTCGTGGCCGCTACTGACGGCCCGATGCCCCAGACCCGTGAACACATCCTCCTCGCTCACCAGGTGGGCGTGCCGAAGATCGTCGTGTTCATGAACAAGGTCGACATGGTGGACGACGAAGAACTCCTCGACCTCGTGGAAATGGAAGTTCGCGACCTTCTGTCCAAGTACGAATTTGACGGCGACAACACCCCGATCATCCGCGGTTCCGCCCTCAAGGCCCTCGAAGGCGACCCCGCCTACCAGGACAAGATCATGGAACTCATGGACGCCTGCGACACCTACATCCCGCTTCCGGCCCGTGAAACCGAAAAGCCGTTCCTGATGCCGATCGAAGACGTGTTCACCATCACTGGTCGTGGCACTGTCGCTACCGGTCGTATCGAACGCGGCGTGGTTCACCTGAACGACAAGGTCGAACGCGTTGGTCTCGGCGAAACTGCCGAATACGTTGTTACCGGCGTTGAAATGTTCCGCAAGCTCCTCGACGACGCCCAGGCAGGCGACAACGTCGGTCTGCTCCTCCGCGGTGCAGAAAAGAAGGACATCAGCCGCGGCCAGGTGCTCGCTGCTCCGAAGTCCGTGACTCCGCACGCCGAATTCAAGGCAGAAATCTACGTTCTTACTAAGGACGAAGGTGGCCGTCACACACCGTTCATGAACGGCTACCGTCCTCAGTTCTACTTCCGCACCACCGACGTGACTGGCACGATCCAGCTTCCGGAAGGTGTCGAAATGGTGACTCCGGGTGACACCGTGACCATCCACGTGAACCTGATCGCCCCGGTGGCAATGGAAAAGCAGCTCCGCTTCGCAATCCGCGAAGGTGGCCGTACCGTTGGCGCTGGCTCCGTAACCGAAATCATCAAGTAA
- a CDS encoding glycosyl hydrolase family 5: MKKKFFSLLLSAAAVAFICNCGDETSGSSDLYGAYVVTEPSFVYNDLYITSSGIVLDKNGNQVGTANIATGTIYDMTGTPTEEGVNFGALTVVNPPAVKSDAWVLSAADQVYVIYPSGEVTDAAGNPIGTIIFETNSDGSSTGVGNIVGLDNTTVIFEDVDVTVLNVFKSNTTPDLPPAESSASEIPGPESSAGENPLPVSSAGENPNPLTSSASQPPVSSATQPVQSSSSAKSSSSAKSSSSVASSSSQQQATPNFKIKSGGRSGNGWGSRYWDCCKPHCAWTGKGGSIARTCNAQQQELTKGDDMVKSICEGGPAGLCNSQAPFVVNDELAYAFAAGPGNEYASSCGACFLLTFDGKSRHTTDARTKALEGKKLVIMISNIGYDVENGQFDMMIPGGGVGIFNGCSAMWGINNLGSSHGGFLKDCGGDQKLTDAKVATVQKCLEDKCNSVFANIPEAKAGCLFHAQWLAAANNPSFKYEELEECPQELKNKF, from the coding sequence ATGAAAAAGAAGTTTTTCTCCCTGTTACTATCCGCAGCCGCAGTGGCCTTCATATGCAACTGCGGTGACGAGACATCCGGCAGTTCGGACCTCTACGGTGCATACGTCGTAACCGAACCTTCCTTCGTCTATAACGACCTCTACATCACAAGTTCCGGAATCGTCCTGGACAAGAACGGCAACCAGGTGGGCACCGCCAACATCGCCACCGGAACCATTTACGACATGACGGGCACCCCGACCGAAGAAGGCGTCAATTTCGGAGCCCTCACCGTCGTCAACCCGCCCGCAGTCAAATCCGACGCATGGGTTCTTTCCGCAGCAGACCAGGTCTACGTCATCTATCCTAGCGGAGAGGTGACCGACGCGGCAGGCAACCCGATAGGCACCATCATCTTCGAAACCAATTCGGACGGATCCTCGACGGGTGTCGGCAACATTGTCGGGCTCGACAACACTACCGTCATTTTTGAAGACGTCGACGTCACTGTGCTCAACGTATTCAAGTCCAACACGACCCCCGACCTGCCCCCCGCCGAAAGCAGCGCAAGCGAAATCCCCGGCCCGGAAAGCAGTGCCGGAGAAAATCCCCTTCCGGTAAGCAGTGCAGGCGAAAACCCGAACCCGCTCACATCGTCGGCATCGCAGCCTCCGGTATCTTCCGCGACCCAGCCGGTACAATCCTCCAGTTCCGCAAAGTCCTCGAGTTCCGCAAAATCTTCTAGCTCGGTGGCATCCTCTAGCAGCCAGCAACAGGCCACTCCCAATTTTAAGATCAAGAGCGGCGGACGCTCCGGTAACGGTTGGGGTTCGCGCTATTGGGACTGCTGCAAGCCCCACTGCGCATGGACCGGTAAGGGCGGCTCCATCGCAAGGACCTGTAACGCACAGCAGCAGGAACTCACGAAGGGCGACGACATGGTGAAGAGCATTTGCGAAGGCGGCCCCGCAGGTCTCTGCAACAGCCAGGCTCCTTTCGTTGTCAACGATGAACTCGCCTACGCATTCGCCGCAGGCCCGGGTAACGAATACGCAAGTTCCTGCGGAGCCTGTTTCTTGCTCACCTTCGACGGAAAGAGCCGACACACGACTGACGCTCGCACCAAAGCCCTGGAGGGCAAGAAGCTCGTCATCATGATTTCAAACATCGGTTACGACGTGGAAAACGGCCAGTTCGACATGATGATACCGGGTGGCGGCGTCGGCATTTTCAACGGATGTTCCGCCATGTGGGGCATCAACAACCTCGGCTCGTCTCACGGCGGGTTCCTCAAGGACTGCGGCGGCGACCAAAAACTTACCGACGCAAAGGTTGCAACCGTCCAGAAATGCCTCGAGGACAAGTGCAATTCCGTATTCGCAAACATTCCTGAAGCAAAGGCGGGCTGCCTTTTCCACGCCCAGTGGCTAGCAGCCGCCAACAACCCTTCGTTCAAGTACGAAGAACTGGAAGAATGCCCCCAGGAACTCAAGAACAAGTTCTAA
- a CDS encoding glycosyl hydrolase family 5: MKHQFLKSVLILGSVLAFMNCSDENTMTPETDPTAQESPTPTDYAWKLEANGDIYLIYPSGTVTNANGIIVGTHDKENGTIVGIDNNTIFQNIFTDNLEVTTLEEQKAKLPASSETVPPQSSATVNPPASSANVTTPTSSANNQTMSSANTQQPNSSANTVTSSSSAQQQQQTNSSAATSGNCDGKCFDAPSGKCVGKYDQLTGSKGEKYAYDNDCKLNCYYDPDGKECKNISGAAPASSNAQQQTKSSSSQQQQQQKSSSSQQQQQQKSSSSQQQQQQQSSSSRQQQQQGGSLLPKVVSGAQTQSGYATRYWDSCKPHCAWKGKGGPVARTCKADGVTTANADDASICDNGGVAGTCFDQTPQIVNDTIAYAFAATPGGGSNCGKCYMLTFKGTGASATNTPTDSHHRKIKGKHLIVISSNIGYDVSHNQFDLMIPGGGPGAFNACQKMGISCAGAQYGGFLTTCNYKKDCLIDMCNKEYGNNTSLKNGCLFLAEWMDAANNPEVDFVEVECPDALMAKYK; this comes from the coding sequence ATGAAACACCAATTCCTAAAGTCCGTTCTGATCCTGGGAAGCGTCCTTGCGTTCATGAACTGCTCCGACGAAAACACCATGACCCCCGAAACGGACCCGACCGCCCAGGAAAGCCCGACTCCTACGGATTACGCATGGAAACTTGAAGCGAACGGAGATATCTACCTGATTTACCCGTCGGGAACCGTCACCAACGCAAACGGCATTATCGTCGGAACCCACGACAAGGAAAACGGAACAATTGTCGGTATCGACAACAACACGATTTTCCAAAATATCTTCACGGACAATCTCGAAGTAACGACTCTGGAAGAACAGAAGGCAAAACTCCCCGCCTCTTCGGAAACGGTTCCTCCGCAGTCTTCTGCAACTGTAAACCCGCCTGCTTCCTCGGCTAACGTGACAACGCCGACATCTTCTGCAAACAACCAGACGATGAGTTCCGCAAATACGCAGCAGCCGAATTCCTCTGCAAACACGGTGACGTCTTCCTCGTCTGCACAGCAGCAGCAACAGACGAACTCCTCTGCCGCAACGTCGGGTAACTGTGACGGAAAGTGCTTTGACGCCCCTTCGGGAAAGTGCGTCGGCAAATATGATCAGCTGACAGGATCCAAGGGTGAAAAGTACGCCTATGACAATGACTGCAAGCTGAACTGCTACTACGATCCCGATGGAAAAGAATGCAAGAACATAAGCGGAGCGGCACCGGCAAGCAGCAACGCTCAGCAGCAGACAAAATCATCCAGCTCTCAGCAACAACAGCAACAGAAGTCTTCGAGCAGCCAGCAGCAACAGCAGCAGAAGTCCTCTAGTTCTCAACAACAGCAACAGCAACAATCTTCCAGCTCCCGGCAGCAACAACAGCAGGGCGGTTCCTTACTGCCCAAGGTCGTTTCCGGCGCCCAGACCCAATCCGGTTACGCAACCCGCTACTGGGATAGCTGCAAGCCCCACTGCGCATGGAAAGGCAAGGGTGGTCCCGTCGCCAGAACTTGTAAGGCCGACGGCGTTACCACGGCCAATGCTGACGACGCATCCATTTGTGACAACGGCGGCGTTGCAGGAACCTGCTTCGACCAGACTCCGCAAATTGTTAACGACACTATCGCCTACGCATTCGCCGCAACCCCCGGTGGCGGCAGCAACTGCGGCAAGTGCTACATGCTCACCTTCAAGGGAACCGGAGCTTCCGCAACGAACACTCCCACGGACAGCCACCACAGAAAAATCAAAGGCAAGCACCTGATTGTCATCTCCAGCAACATCGGCTATGACGTTAGCCACAACCAGTTCGACCTGATGATTCCTGGCGGTGGTCCCGGCGCATTCAACGCTTGTCAGAAAATGGGCATTTCCTGTGCAGGCGCCCAGTACGGCGGATTCCTTACCACCTGCAATTACAAGAAGGATTGCCTTATCGATATGTGCAACAAGGAATACGGCAACAATACAAGCCTGAAAAACGGTTGCCTTTTCCTCGCCGAATGGATGGACG